In a genomic window of Comamonadaceae bacterium OTU4NAUVB1:
- a CDS encoding SGNH/GDSL hydrolase family protein, giving the protein MRDGSTTDGASRRTALGRRPGTIVLAVVSVGLVVAAVAGVLAMARGRQPAAPSAATSVAAIPFAVLGDSNSHAYQDGLAFPAGSGARGGAFHATTLQWTEVLARLRGGEVDPGPWVEWGHSGAWSKAASVLGMEMGRVPRKQDHRHNFAVSGAVCSNLTEGSQRQAQHLAVLMAEDPGRWRRGVVVIRIGLNDWVGLMDAQAAAPDAAGLPATRDTIARCIGHMTEAIRRVRAVQPDVRLVLVGVADESADPDTFARWNSRVETERIGAALKHFNDAISALARATPRTVFFDDDAWVRRTWGTRDDEGRPAYRSVSIGSGLRVTNSTGDAPEHAVLADHHAGLVYNTLWTQAFVECLREGFGLSLTPIGDEEVARFVEALVAKSPTASKP; this is encoded by the coding sequence ATGCGCGACGGCTCGACCACCGACGGCGCGTCGCGCCGGACCGCGCTCGGGCGTCGTCCCGGCACGATCGTCCTGGCCGTGGTGTCCGTCGGGCTGGTGGTCGCGGCGGTGGCTGGCGTCCTGGCCATGGCGAGGGGCAGGCAACCCGCCGCACCATCGGCCGCCACTTCCGTGGCCGCCATCCCGTTCGCGGTGCTGGGCGATTCCAACAGCCATGCCTACCAGGACGGGCTCGCGTTTCCCGCCGGGTCGGGCGCACGCGGCGGCGCTTTCCACGCGACGACCCTGCAGTGGACGGAGGTGCTCGCGCGGCTGAGGGGCGGCGAGGTCGATCCGGGGCCCTGGGTCGAATGGGGCCATTCGGGTGCCTGGTCGAAGGCCGCCTCGGTCCTCGGGATGGAGATGGGACGCGTGCCGCGCAAGCAGGACCATCGCCACAACTTCGCCGTCTCCGGGGCCGTGTGCAGCAACCTGACCGAGGGTTCGCAGCGCCAGGCGCAGCACCTGGCCGTGCTCATGGCCGAGGACCCCGGACGCTGGCGGCGCGGGGTGGTGGTGATCCGCATCGGCCTGAACGACTGGGTCGGCCTGATGGACGCGCAGGCGGCGGCGCCCGATGCGGCCGGCCTGCCGGCGACGCGCGACACCATCGCGCGCTGCATCGGCCACATGACCGAGGCGATCCGCCGGGTGCGCGCGGTGCAGCCCGACGTGCGCCTCGTGCTCGTCGGCGTGGCCGACGAATCGGCCGATCCCGACACCTTCGCCCGGTGGAACAGCCGGGTCGAGACCGAGCGCATCGGCGCGGCGCTCAAGCACTTCAACGACGCGATCTCGGCCCTGGCGCGCGCCACGCCGCGCACCGTCTTCTTCGACGACGACGCGTGGGTGCGCAGGACCTGGGGAACGCGCGACGACGAAGGCCGCCCGGCGTACCGGAGCGTCTCGATCGGTTCCGGGCTGCGCGTGACCAACAGCACGGGCGATGCACCCGAGCACGCCGTCCTCGCCGACCACCACGCGGGCCTGGTCTACAACACGCTGTGGACGCAAGCGTTCGTCGAATGCCTGCGGGAGGGCTTCGGCCTGTCCCTGACGCCGATCGGCGACGAGGAGGTCGCGCGCTTCGTCGAGGCGCTGGTGGCGAAGTCGCCCACGGCGTCGAAGCCGTGA
- the galU gene encoding UTP--glucose-1-phosphate uridylyltransferase GalU has translation MSNTTRIRKAVFPVAGFGTRFLPATKAQPKEMLPVVDKPLIQYAVEEAYAAGIRDMIFVTGRNKRAIEDHYDTAYELESQLEASGKTALLNIARSVMPDDMTVSYVRQPRMLGLGHAVLCAEHLVGNEPFAVLLADDLMVGPVDGQPVMAQMTAAFAQLGRSLLAVQEVPLDQVKRYGIVAGDQIEDGLVKVNRMVEKPSPESAPSRLGVAGRYVLTPGVFAEIRNQPKGAGGEIQLTDGIASLMKKEAVYAYAYKGTRYDCGSKEGFLQASVELALAHPEVGAQFREYLKGLPL, from the coding sequence ATGTCCAATACCACGCGCATCCGCAAGGCCGTCTTTCCCGTGGCCGGTTTCGGCACCCGTTTCCTGCCGGCCACCAAGGCGCAACCCAAGGAGATGCTGCCGGTCGTCGACAAGCCGCTCATCCAATACGCCGTCGAGGAGGCCTACGCGGCCGGCATCCGCGACATGATCTTCGTCACCGGCCGCAACAAGCGCGCCATCGAGGACCACTACGACACCGCCTATGAACTGGAAAGCCAGCTCGAGGCCAGCGGCAAGACGGCGCTCCTGAACATCGCCCGCTCGGTGATGCCCGACGACATGACGGTCTCCTACGTGCGCCAACCGCGCATGCTGGGCCTGGGCCATGCCGTGCTGTGCGCCGAGCATCTGGTGGGCAACGAGCCCTTCGCCGTGCTGCTGGCCGACGACCTGATGGTCGGCCCGGTCGACGGCCAGCCGGTCATGGCGCAGATGACGGCGGCCTTCGCCCAGCTCGGCCGCTCGCTGCTGGCGGTGCAGGAAGTGCCGCTCGACCAGGTCAAGCGCTACGGCATCGTGGCCGGCGACCAGATCGAGGACGGCCTGGTCAAGGTCAACCGCATGGTCGAGAAGCCGTCGCCCGAGTCGGCGCCTTCGCGCCTGGGCGTGGCCGGCCGCTACGTGCTGACGCCCGGCGTGTTCGCCGAGATCCGCAACCAGCCCAAGGGCGCCGGTGGCGAGATCCAGCTGACCGACGGCATCGCCTCGCTGATGAAGAAGGAAGCCGTCTACGCCTATGCCTACAAGGGCACGCGCTACGACTGCGGCAGCAAGGAAGGCTTCCTGCAGGCCAGCGTCGAACTGGCGCTCGCGCACCCGGAAGTCGGCGCCCAGTTCCGCGAATACCTCAAGGGCCTCCCGCTCTGA
- a CDS encoding alpha/beta hydrolase: MKVRANGIDIEVEDTGGEGRPVMLLIMGLGMQLVAWPDALVDWLVRAGYRVVRHDNRDAGLSQGFDELGTGNLVWQGVRYRLGLQVRSAYTLQDMALDSLGVLDALGIRRAHVMGASMGGMIAQRVAATAPERVASLLSVMSSSGARGLPGPRPDVLRLLMRRPPGTDEASLVAHSVRLVKLIAGPVFPPDEAALRERLVQALRRAYRPRGLMRQIAAVAADGDRAALLARIQSPTLVLHGNADPLVPIACGLDTARRIPGARFALVPGMGHDLTPGLVEMLLVHIAPFLRDIKSQGIHA; the protein is encoded by the coding sequence ATGAAGGTGCGTGCCAACGGCATCGACATCGAGGTCGAGGACACGGGTGGCGAAGGCCGCCCCGTCATGCTGCTGATCATGGGCCTGGGCATGCAGCTGGTCGCCTGGCCGGACGCCCTGGTGGACTGGCTGGTCCGCGCGGGCTATCGCGTGGTGCGCCACGACAACCGCGACGCCGGCCTGAGCCAGGGCTTCGACGAACTCGGCACCGGCAACCTGGTCTGGCAGGGCGTGCGCTACCGGCTCGGCCTGCAGGTCCGCTCGGCCTACACGCTCCAGGACATGGCCCTGGATTCGCTGGGCGTGCTCGACGCCCTGGGGATCCGTCGCGCCCATGTGATGGGCGCCTCGATGGGCGGGATGATCGCCCAGCGCGTGGCCGCGACGGCGCCCGAACGCGTCGCGAGCCTGCTGAGCGTGATGAGTTCCAGCGGCGCGCGCGGTCTGCCGGGACCGCGTCCCGACGTGCTGCGCCTGCTGATGCGGCGGCCTCCGGGCACCGACGAGGCCTCGCTGGTCGCGCACAGCGTGCGGCTGGTGAAGCTCATCGCCGGCCCGGTGTTCCCGCCCGACGAGGCCGCCCTCCGCGAGCGCCTCGTGCAGGCGCTGCGGCGGGCCTACCGGCCGCGCGGCCTGATGCGCCAGATCGCCGCCGTGGCCGCCGACGGCGACCGCGCGGCCCTGCTCGCGCGCATCCAGAGCCCGACCCTGGTCCTGCACGGCAACGCCGATCCGCTGGTGCCCATCGCCTGCGGACTGGACACCGCCCGGCGCATCCCGGGCGCACGCTTCGCGCTGGTGCCGGGCATGGGTCACGACCTCACGCCCGGACTGGTCGAGATGCTGCTCGTCCACATCGCGCCCTTCCTGCGCGACATCAAATCCCAAGGAATCCACGCATGA
- a CDS encoding valine--tRNA ligase has translation MSDTLHDSPAQPGLDSLPKSFEPVAIEAHWGPEWERRGYAAAGFRGTGAPRDDAGAFAIQLPPPNVTGTLHMGHAFNQTIMDSLARYHRMQGDNTLWVPGTDHAGIATQIVVERQLQEQKISRHDMGPTPAEARRNFVAKVWEWKEKSGNTITGQMRRMGDTVDWTREYFTMDEDLSKVVTDTFVKLYEEGLIYRGKRLGNWDPVLKTSVSDLEVESQEEDGFLWHIAYPLEDGSGTLTVATTRPETLLGDTAVMVHPEDERYSHLIGRRVRLPLVDRLIPVIADDYVDRAFGTGVVKVTPAHDYNDYAVGQRHGLPMIGVLALDATINAEAPEPYRGLDRFVARKAIVADLEALGLLVETRKHKLMVPRCARSGAVVEPMLTDQWYVAMRKPGADGQSIAQKAIDVVKSGEVRFVPESWVNTYDHWMENIQDWTISRQLWWGHQIPAWYDEDGKVYVARDEAAAQAQAPGKVLRRDEDVLDTWYSSALVPFSSLGWPEKTDDLARYLPSSVLVTGYDIIFFWVARMIMLTKHFTGEVPFRDVYIHGLVRDAQGKKMSKSEGNVLDPVDLIDGIALPELLDKRTQGLRRPETAPQVRKNTQKEFPDGIPAFGADALRFTFASLASLGRSINFDSKRCEGYRNFCNKLWNATRFVLMNCEGQDCGLREHTKADCAPGGPAHGHLAFSQADRWIVSRLQRVEADVARGFEDYRLDNVATAVYQFAWDEFCDWYLEIAKVQIQTGDAAQQRATRRTLIRTLETLLRLAHPVIPFITEELWQKVAPVAGRAGASIMIAAYPQSQPERIDEAAEAHVARLKSLVDACRTLRGEMNVSPATRLPLLAVADDADDAVFLRAAAPVLQALAKLKEVRVFDDAAAWAAEAGAAPVALVGAVRLCLHMEVDKAAERLRIGKELARVEGEIARVNGKLGNEAFVAKAPPAVIEQERKRLSDFGAAVVRLRDQLSRLD, from the coding sequence ATGAGCGACACCCTCCACGACTCCCCCGCCCAGCCCGGCCTCGACAGCCTGCCCAAATCCTTCGAGCCCGTCGCCATCGAGGCGCACTGGGGCCCGGAATGGGAACGCCGTGGCTATGCCGCCGCCGGCTTCCGCGGCACCGGCGCGCCCCGGGACGACGCCGGCGCCTTCGCCATCCAGCTGCCCCCGCCCAATGTCACGGGCACGCTGCACATGGGACATGCGTTCAACCAGACCATCATGGACAGCCTGGCGCGCTACCACCGCATGCAGGGCGACAACACCCTGTGGGTGCCGGGCACCGACCATGCCGGCATCGCCACCCAGATCGTGGTGGAGCGCCAGCTGCAGGAACAGAAGATCAGCCGCCACGACATGGGACCCACGCCGGCCGAGGCGCGCCGCAACTTCGTCGCCAAGGTGTGGGAGTGGAAGGAGAAGTCCGGCAACACCATCACCGGCCAGATGCGCCGCATGGGCGACACGGTCGACTGGACGCGCGAGTACTTCACGATGGACGAGGACCTGTCGAAGGTCGTGACCGACACGTTCGTGAAGCTCTATGAGGAAGGCCTCATCTACCGCGGCAAGCGCCTGGGCAACTGGGACCCGGTGCTCAAGACCTCCGTGAGCGACCTGGAGGTGGAGAGCCAGGAGGAGGACGGCTTCCTCTGGCACATCGCCTACCCGCTGGAGGACGGCAGCGGCACGCTGACCGTGGCCACCACCCGGCCCGAGACCCTGCTGGGCGACACCGCCGTGATGGTCCACCCCGAGGACGAGCGCTATTCGCACCTGATCGGGCGCCGGGTGCGCCTGCCGCTGGTCGACCGCCTCATCCCCGTCATCGCCGACGACTACGTCGACCGGGCCTTCGGCACCGGCGTGGTCAAGGTCACGCCGGCGCACGACTACAACGACTACGCGGTCGGCCAGCGCCACGGCCTGCCGATGATCGGCGTGCTCGCGCTCGATGCCACGATCAACGCCGAGGCCCCCGAGCCATACCGCGGCCTGGACCGCTTCGTCGCGCGCAAGGCCATCGTGGCCGACCTCGAGGCGCTGGGCCTGCTGGTGGAGACCCGCAAGCACAAGCTGATGGTGCCGCGCTGCGCGCGCTCCGGCGCCGTCGTCGAGCCCATGCTCACCGACCAGTGGTACGTGGCCATGAGGAAGCCCGGCGCCGACGGCCAGTCGATCGCGCAGAAGGCGATCGACGTGGTCAAGTCCGGCGAGGTGCGCTTCGTGCCCGAGAGCTGGGTCAACACCTACGACCACTGGATGGAGAACATCCAGGACTGGACCATCTCGCGCCAGCTCTGGTGGGGCCACCAGATCCCGGCGTGGTACGACGAGGACGGCAAGGTGTACGTGGCGCGCGACGAGGCCGCGGCGCAGGCGCAGGCGCCGGGCAAGGTCCTGCGCCGCGACGAGGACGTGCTCGACACCTGGTACTCGTCGGCGCTGGTGCCCTTCTCCTCGCTCGGCTGGCCGGAGAAGACGGACGACCTGGCGCGCTACCTGCCCTCCTCCGTGCTGGTCACGGGCTACGACATCATCTTCTTCTGGGTCGCCCGGATGATCATGCTGACCAAGCACTTCACCGGCGAGGTGCCCTTCAGGGACGTCTACATCCACGGCCTGGTGCGCGACGCGCAGGGCAAGAAGATGAGCAAGTCCGAAGGCAACGTGCTCGACCCGGTCGACCTGATCGACGGCATCGCGCTGCCCGAACTGCTCGACAAGCGCACGCAGGGCCTGCGCAGGCCGGAGACGGCGCCGCAGGTGCGCAAGAACACGCAGAAGGAATTCCCGGACGGCATCCCGGCCTTCGGCGCCGACGCGCTGCGCTTCACCTTCGCGTCCCTCGCCTCGCTCGGGCGCAGCATCAATTTCGACAGCAAGCGCTGCGAGGGCTACCGCAATTTCTGCAACAAGCTCTGGAACGCGACGCGCTTCGTGCTGATGAACTGCGAGGGCCAGGACTGCGGCCTGCGCGAGCACACGAAGGCCGATTGCGCCCCCGGCGGTCCGGCGCACGGCCACCTGGCATTCAGCCAGGCCGACCGCTGGATCGTCTCGCGCCTGCAGCGCGTCGAGGCCGACGTGGCCCGGGGTTTCGAGGACTACCGGCTGGACAACGTCGCCACGGCGGTCTATCAGTTCGCCTGGGACGAGTTCTGCGACTGGTACCTGGAGATCGCCAAGGTGCAGATCCAGACCGGCGACGCGGCGCAGCAGCGTGCCACCCGGCGCACGTTGATCCGCACGCTGGAGACGCTCCTGCGCCTGGCCCATCCGGTGATCCCGTTCATCACCGAGGAACTGTGGCAGAAGGTGGCCCCGGTGGCCGGCCGCGCGGGCGCGTCGATCATGATCGCCGCCTACCCCCAGAGCCAGCCCGAGCGCATCGACGAGGCGGCCGAGGCCCACGTCGCGCGCCTGAAGTCGCTGGTCGACGCCTGCCGCACCCTGCGTGGCGAGATGAACGTCTCGCCGGCCACGCGGCTGCCGCTGCTGGCCGTGGCGGACGACGCCGACGACGCGGTCTTCCTGCGCGCCGCCGCACCGGTGCTGCAGGCGCTCGCCAAGCTCAAGGAGGTGCGCGTGTTCGACGATGCCGCGGCCTGGGCGGCCGAGGCCGGCGCAGCGCCGGTCGCGCTGGTCGGCGCGGTGCGCCTGTGCCTGCACATGGAGGTCGACAAGGCGGCGGAGCGGCTGCGCATCGGCAAGGAACTCGCGCGTGTCGAGGGCGAGATCGCCCGGGTGAATGGCAAGCTCGGCAACGAGGCCTTCGTCGCCAAGGCGCCGCCCGCCGTCATCGAACAGGAGCGTAAGCGCCTGTCCGACTTCGGTGCCGCGGTCGTTCGGCTGCGGGATCAGCTGTCGCGCCTGGACTAA
- a CDS encoding 2OG-Fe(II) oxygenase, with product MTATPTPELIDWARAQLAAGHDAPALRRSMCEAGWEDAAADAMLAMLAPPGRSAGADSDAARPPQGAMPGPDLATAPLYLDAGDRRVHVLQTVRDPRVIVFGDLLSDEECAALVATAGQRLARSLTVETRTGGEALNVDRTSDGMFFERGENEVVARIERRIAALLRWPVEYGEGLQVLRYAPGAQYRPHYDYFDPGEPGTPTILRRGGQRVATLVIYLQEPEQGGATTFPDIGLEIAPKRGTAVFFSYDRPDPATRTLHGGAPVLAGEKWVATKWLREREFT from the coding sequence ATGACGGCCACCCCCACCCCCGAGCTGATCGATTGGGCGCGGGCGCAGCTCGCCGCCGGCCACGACGCGCCGGCGCTGCGCCGCTCGATGTGCGAGGCCGGCTGGGAAGACGCTGCGGCCGATGCCATGCTGGCCATGCTCGCGCCGCCGGGCCGGTCCGCCGGCGCGGACTCCGACGCCGCGCGGCCGCCGCAGGGCGCCATGCCCGGTCCCGACCTCGCCACCGCGCCGCTCTACCTCGATGCCGGAGACCGCCGCGTCCACGTCCTGCAGACCGTGCGCGATCCACGCGTCATCGTCTTCGGCGACCTGCTGTCCGACGAGGAATGCGCCGCCCTGGTGGCCACCGCCGGCCAGCGCCTGGCGCGTTCGCTCACCGTGGAGACCCGCACCGGCGGCGAGGCACTCAATGTCGACCGCACCAGCGACGGCATGTTCTTCGAGCGTGGCGAGAACGAGGTCGTCGCGCGCATCGAGCGGCGCATCGCCGCGCTGCTGCGCTGGCCGGTCGAGTACGGCGAGGGCCTGCAGGTGCTGCGCTACGCGCCCGGGGCCCAGTACCGGCCGCACTACGACTACTTCGATCCCGGCGAGCCGGGCACGCCCACCATCCTGCGTCGCGGCGGACAGCGCGTCGCCACGCTCGTCATCTACCTGCAGGAGCCCGAGCAGGGCGGGGCGACCACCTTCCCCGACATCGGCCTGGAGATCGCGCCCAAGCGCGGCACGGCGGTGTTCTTCAGCTACGACCGGCCTGATCCGGCCACCCGCACGCTGCACGGTGGCGCACCGGTGCTCGCGGGCGAGAAGTGGGTCGCGACCAAGTGGCTGCGCGAGCGGGAGTTCACATGA
- the yaaA gene encoding peroxide stress protein YaaA codes for MLFLLSPAKSLDYETPLPPRAPAATAPVFEGPRGPAAEIVALLRAQSPQQIATLMSLSDKLAALNFARYAAWSPRGTDANARPAALAFDGDVYGGLDARSLDAARLAWAQAHVVILSGLYGVLRPLDRLQPYRLEMGTKLANPRGKDLYAFWGPRIAEHLNARLAADATPVVVNLASQEYFRAVDRRVLKARVVECVFEEWKADARGGGQHRVVSFHAKRARGLMARWAVLHEAATPRRLEGFDLEGYAFEGAVSTPERLVFRRRSAA; via the coding sequence ATGCTGTTCCTGCTATCGCCAGCCAAGTCGCTCGACTACGAAACCCCGCTCCCGCCCCGCGCTCCCGCCGCCACCGCGCCCGTCTTCGAGGGGCCGCGTGGTCCCGCCGCCGAAATCGTCGCGCTGCTGCGGGCGCAGTCGCCCCAGCAGATCGCCACGCTGATGAGCCTGTCGGACAAGCTCGCCGCGCTCAACTTCGCGCGCTACGCGGCGTGGTCGCCCCGCGGCACCGACGCCAACGCGCGGCCGGCCGCGCTGGCCTTCGACGGTGACGTCTACGGCGGCCTCGACGCCCGCAGCCTCGACGCGGCCCGCCTCGCCTGGGCGCAGGCGCACGTGGTCATCCTGAGCGGCCTGTACGGCGTGCTGCGGCCGCTCGACCGCCTGCAGCCCTACCGGCTGGAGATGGGCACCAAGCTCGCCAATCCGCGTGGCAAGGACCTCTACGCGTTCTGGGGTCCGCGCATCGCCGAGCACCTCAACGCGCGCCTCGCGGCCGACGCCACCCCGGTGGTTGTGAACCTGGCCTCGCAGGAGTACTTCAGGGCGGTCGACCGGCGCGTGCTGAAGGCGCGGGTCGTGGAGTGCGTGTTCGAGGAGTGGAAGGCCGATGCCCGGGGTGGCGGCCAGCACCGGGTGGTGAGCTTCCATGCCAAGCGCGCGCGCGGCCTGATGGCGCGCTGGGCCGTGCTGCACGAGGCCGCCACGCCCCGGCGGCTGGAAGGCTTCGACCTCGAGGGCTATGCGTTCGAAGGCGCGGTCTCGACGCCCGAGCGGCTGGTGTTCCGTCGCCGGAGCGCCGCATGA
- a CDS encoding sulfurtransferase TusA family protein, translated as MVVDREIDTRGLRCPLPILKAKRALNEMTSGQQLRVTSTDPGSLRDFEAFARQTGNELVEQQTRDDEFIHVLRRR; from the coding sequence TCGACACGCGCGGCCTGCGTTGCCCGCTCCCCATCCTCAAGGCCAAGCGCGCGTTGAACGAGATGACGAGCGGCCAGCAGCTGCGGGTGACATCGACCGATCCCGGATCGCTGCGCGACTTCGAGGCCTTCGCGCGCCAGACGGGCAACGAGCTGGTCGAACAGCAGACGCGGGACGACGAATTCATCCACGTCCTGCGTCGGCGCTGA